The following are encoded in a window of Acropora muricata isolate sample 2 chromosome 6, ASM3666990v1, whole genome shotgun sequence genomic DNA:
- the LOC136919701 gene encoding uncharacterized protein isoform X2 encodes MNADLAAVFFSLILGISVYWIQASSNFTTTESSLSSSSTTASPQASSTGNTPLVFATPRSTSKPQVLAGGGGVNSTDLSTTTSPSSSSIVPETSTILASISRNATVSSITAASLTPFSGILSTSQSKAANFTEENTAEIVSSSVGSLSASASTILTSSHGTLLPSQTTSSSSLSSSKRTVSSSGLESPLLDTTQASFPSTTIESSPSSSSTTASPKGSSTGNTTSVFPTPSSPAMAQVSSGRGRMNSADLSTTTQASFPSTTTESSPSSSSTTASTKGSSTGNTTSVFPTPSSPARAQVSSGRGRMNSTDLSTTTQERLSSYPASTPATHTPSPRPTIPPEETKVVNMEVTLNMEFRKEYNDVNSPVYKELVANLSKALFRVYQEVDGFVDVRVLFIRRGSIVCNYIIILASNSEVTDDDLKEQLHKGSKDDKFPFDVKGIAVIEDSDAVAAKTKLPQWAMTTMIVLGALAFCFLVIAICACIKYRNATSSENYIYDVPPGKLDMRAYDAISMGHMRANVDGNTSTAQRRLVSSHENPTYGS; translated from the exons ATGAACGCGGATTTAGCAGCTGTATTTTTTTCCCTCATTCTTGGCATCTCCGTGTACTGGATTCAAG CCTCTTCTAATTTCACTACAACTGAGTCCAGTTTATCTTCCTCGTCAACGACTGCGTCACCCCAAGCTTCCAGTACAGGAAACACCCCATTAGTCTTTGCAACGCCCAGATCAACCTCAAAGCCACAAGTTCTTGCGGGCGGTGGTGGTGTGAATTCTACAGACCTATCCACTACGACGTCACCGAGCTCAAGTTCGATAGTCCCGGAAACATCTACAATTTTAGCGAGCATTAGCCGAAATGCAACTGTTTCTTCAATCACTGCAGCTAGTTTGACCCCCTTCAGTGGAATCTTGTCAACGTCGCAGAGCAAGGCAGCTAATTTCACAGAAGAAAATACAGCAGAAATTGTGAGTAGCTCTGTGGGTTCTTTATCAGCATCAGCTTCAACTATTTTGACCTCTTCCCACGGAACCTTGCTACCATCGCAGACAACTTCATCCAGTTCACTCTCTTCCTCGAAAAGAACGGTTTCATCGTCTGGTTTGGAATCTCCCTTACTGGATACGACACAAg CCTCTTTTCCTTCCACTACAATTGAGTCCAGTCCATCTTCGTCGTCAACGACTGCGTCACCCAAAGGTTCCAGTACAGGAAACACCACATCAGTCTTTCCAACGCCCAGTTCACCCGCAATGGCACAAGTTTCTTCGGGCCGTGGTAGGATGAATTCTGCAGACCTATCCACTACGACACAAG CCTCTTTTCCTTCCACTACAACTGAGTCCAGTCCATCTTCGTCGTCAACGACTGCGTCAACCAAAGGTTCCAGTACAGGAAACACCACATCAGTCTTTCCAACGCCCAGTTCACCTGCAAGGGCACAAGTTTCTTCGGGCCGTGGTAGAATGAATTCTACAGACCTATCCACTACGACACAAG AAAGGCTGTCGTCTTATCCTGCATCTACTCCTGCAACACACACCCCCTCGCCGCGCCCAACAATTCCACCAGAGGAAACAAAAGTGGTTAACATGGAAGTGACACTAAATATGGAATTCCGTAAAGAGTACAATGATGTGAACAGTCCTGTTTACAAGGAATTAGTTGCCAATCTAAGCAAGGCACTATTCAGAGTTTACCAGGAAGTTGATGGGTTTGTCGATGTTCGCGTGCTATTTATCAGACGGGGAAGTATCGTTTGCAACTACATTATTATCTTGGCAAGTAACTCTGAGGTGACAGATGATGACTTAAAGGAGCAATTACATAAAGGCAGCAAAGATGACAAATTTCCTTTCGATGTGAAAGGTATCGCAGTTATAGAGGATTCAGACGCCGTAGCAGCGAAAACGAAGTTGCCTCAGTGGGCAATGACAACCATGATTGTGCTGGGTGCCCTAGCATTTTGCTTTCTTGTGATCGCAATATGCGCATGC ATAAAATACAGAAATGCCACGTCCTCGGAAAATTATATATACGACGTGCCGCCTGGAAAACTTGACATGCGCGCCTACGATGCAATTTCGATGGGCCACATGAGAGCTAACGTAGACGGCAATACATCAACAGCACAGAGACGCCTTGTTTCATCACACGAAAATCCG ACATATGGCTCTTAA
- the LOC136919701 gene encoding uncharacterized protein isoform X1 — protein MNAKVAAVFFSLVLGISVDWIQASSNFTTTESSLSSSSTTASPQASSTGNTPLVFATPRSTSKPQVLAGGGGVNSTDLSTTTSPSSSSIVPETSTILASISRNATVSSITAASLTPFSGILSTSQSKAANFTEENTAEIVSSSVGSLSASASTILTSSHGTLLPSQTTSSSSLSSSKRTVSSSGLESPLLDTTQASFPSTTIESSPSSSSTTASPKGSSTGNTTSVFPTPSSPAMAQVSSGRGRMNSADLSTTTQASFPSTTTESSPSSSSTTASTKGSSTGNTTSVFPTPSSPARAQVSSGRGRMNSTDLSTTTQERLSSYPASTPATHTPSPRPTIPPEETKVVNMEVTLNMEFRKEYNDVNSPVYKELVANLSKALFRVYQEVDGFVDVRVLFIRRGSIVCNYIIILASNSEVTDDDLKEQLHKGSKDDKFPFDVKGIAVIEDSDAVAAKTKLPQWAMTTMIVLGALAFCFLVIAICACIKYRNATSSENYIYDVPPGKLDMRAYDAISMGHMRANVDGNTSTAQRRLVSSHENPTYGS, from the exons ATGAACGCGAAGGTAGCAGCtgtatttttttcccttgttctTGGCATCTCCGTGGACTGGATTCAAG CCTCTTCTAATTTCACTACAACTGAGTCCAGTTTATCTTCCTCGTCAACGACTGCGTCACCCCAAGCTTCCAGTACAGGAAACACCCCATTAGTCTTTGCAACGCCCAGATCAACCTCAAAGCCACAAGTTCTTGCGGGCGGTGGTGGTGTGAATTCTACAGACCTATCCACTACGACGTCACCGAGCTCAAGTTCGATAGTCCCGGAAACATCTACAATTTTAGCGAGCATTAGCCGAAATGCAACTGTTTCTTCAATCACTGCAGCTAGTTTGACCCCCTTCAGTGGAATCTTGTCAACGTCGCAGAGCAAGGCAGCTAATTTCACAGAAGAAAATACAGCAGAAATTGTGAGTAGCTCTGTGGGTTCTTTATCAGCATCAGCTTCAACTATTTTGACCTCTTCCCACGGAACCTTGCTACCATCGCAGACAACTTCATCCAGTTCACTCTCTTCCTCGAAAAGAACGGTTTCATCGTCTGGTTTGGAATCTCCCTTACTGGATACGACACAAg CCTCTTTTCCTTCCACTACAATTGAGTCCAGTCCATCTTCGTCGTCAACGACTGCGTCACCCAAAGGTTCCAGTACAGGAAACACCACATCAGTCTTTCCAACGCCCAGTTCACCCGCAATGGCACAAGTTTCTTCGGGCCGTGGTAGGATGAATTCTGCAGACCTATCCACTACGACACAAG CCTCTTTTCCTTCCACTACAACTGAGTCCAGTCCATCTTCGTCGTCAACGACTGCGTCAACCAAAGGTTCCAGTACAGGAAACACCACATCAGTCTTTCCAACGCCCAGTTCACCTGCAAGGGCACAAGTTTCTTCGGGCCGTGGTAGAATGAATTCTACAGACCTATCCACTACGACACAAG AAAGGCTGTCGTCTTATCCTGCATCTACTCCTGCAACACACACCCCCTCGCCGCGCCCAACAATTCCACCAGAGGAAACAAAAGTGGTTAACATGGAAGTGACACTAAATATGGAATTCCGTAAAGAGTACAATGATGTGAACAGTCCTGTTTACAAGGAATTAGTTGCCAATCTAAGCAAGGCACTATTCAGAGTTTACCAGGAAGTTGATGGGTTTGTCGATGTTCGCGTGCTATTTATCAGACGGGGAAGTATCGTTTGCAACTACATTATTATCTTGGCAAGTAACTCTGAGGTGACAGATGATGACTTAAAGGAGCAATTACATAAAGGCAGCAAAGATGACAAATTTCCTTTCGATGTGAAAGGTATCGCAGTTATAGAGGATTCAGACGCCGTAGCAGCGAAAACGAAGTTGCCTCAGTGGGCAATGACAACCATGATTGTGCTGGGTGCCCTAGCATTTTGCTTTCTTGTGATCGCAATATGCGCATGC ATAAAATACAGAAATGCCACGTCCTCGGAAAATTATATATACGACGTGCCGCCTGGAAAACTTGACATGCGCGCCTACGATGCAATTTCGATGGGCCACATGAGAGCTAACGTAGACGGCAATACATCAACAGCACAGAGACGCCTTGTTTCATCACACGAAAATCCG ACATATGGCTCTTAA